Proteins encoded in a region of the Leptolyngbya subtilissima AS-A7 genome:
- a CDS encoding NAD(P)H-quinone oxidoreductase subunit 4 — MEQFPWLTVIVLLPLVAALFIPLIPDKSGKTVRWYALGVGTADFALMFYTFWRHYDASQATFQLAEKVVWLPQLGLSWALSVDGISASLVLLAGFVTTLSMFAAWQVDRRSRLFYTLMLILYAAQLGVFLAQDLILFFIMWEVELVPVYLLVCIWGGQNRDYAATKFLMYTALASIFILVAALGMGFYGDTLTFDMAELGRKQFPLGLELFLYAGLLVSFGVKLAIFPFHTWLPDTHGEASSPVSMILAGVLLKMGGYGLIRLNLELLPHAHVYFAPTLVILGVVNIVYGALNSFAQTNMKRRLAYSSISHMGFVLLGIASYTDLGVSGAMLQMLSHGLIASVLFFLAGVTYDRSRTMMMNQLGGLGQAMPTVFALFTMGTLASLALPGMSGFAGELEVLVGLATSDIYGPAFRSVALFLAAVGLILTPIYLLSMVRQVFHGASADQMCDLVPACDLDDLDLKAQGNQEANCFGTDCILPEEAEFRDASSREIFIAACFLGLIIAIGCYPKVATQMYDVKSMAVNSQVLTAYHETYPDTLQRLAQGRWSSAISAAQSADVLGVVK, encoded by the coding sequence ATGGAACAGTTCCCCTGGCTGACCGTGATCGTGCTATTGCCGTTGGTAGCCGCGTTATTCATTCCTTTGATACCTGATAAAAGCGGCAAGACGGTCCGCTGGTATGCCTTGGGGGTTGGCACGGCTGATTTTGCACTAATGTTCTACACCTTTTGGCGGCATTACGATGCGAGCCAGGCGACCTTCCAACTGGCGGAAAAGGTGGTTTGGTTACCGCAGTTGGGCTTGAGTTGGGCGCTATCGGTGGATGGTATTTCGGCTTCGCTAGTCCTGTTGGCGGGCTTTGTGACGACGCTTTCGATGTTTGCCGCCTGGCAGGTAGATCGGCGATCGCGCCTGTTCTATACATTGATGTTGATTCTGTATGCTGCCCAGTTGGGGGTATTTCTGGCCCAAGATCTGATTCTGTTCTTCATCATGTGGGAAGTGGAACTGGTGCCAGTCTATTTGCTGGTATGCATTTGGGGCGGGCAAAATCGGGACTATGCAGCGACGAAGTTCTTGATGTATACGGCCCTGGCTTCGATCTTCATTTTGGTGGCAGCCCTAGGAATGGGATTCTATGGCGATACGCTCACCTTTGATATGGCTGAACTAGGGAGAAAGCAGTTTCCTTTAGGACTGGAATTGTTTTTGTACGCTGGACTGCTAGTATCCTTTGGGGTCAAATTGGCAATTTTCCCCTTTCATACTTGGCTACCGGACACCCACGGCGAAGCTTCTTCTCCTGTATCCATGATTTTGGCAGGAGTATTACTGAAAATGGGGGGGTATGGGCTGATCCGGTTGAACTTGGAACTATTACCCCATGCCCATGTGTATTTTGCGCCGACGTTGGTGATTTTAGGGGTAGTCAACATTGTCTATGGGGCGCTAAACTCCTTTGCACAGACCAATATGAAGCGGCGGTTGGCCTATTCCTCAATTTCTCACATGGGGTTTGTCCTGCTAGGGATTGCTTCCTACACTGATTTGGGTGTGAGTGGGGCGATGCTGCAAATGTTGTCCCACGGGCTGATTGCGTCGGTGTTATTTTTCTTGGCAGGCGTTACCTACGATCGCTCCCGCACGATGATGATGAATCAGTTGGGTGGGTTGGGGCAGGCCATGCCCACCGTGTTTGCTCTGTTCACCATGGGGACACTGGCATCCTTAGCTTTGCCTGGAATGAGTGGGTTTGCCGGAGAGCTGGAGGTCTTGGTCGGCTTGGCCACATCGGACATCTATGGTCCGGCCTTTCGCTCGGTAGCCCTTTTTCTGGCAGCAGTAGGGCTGATTCTGACACCGATCTACCTGCTGTCGATGGTGCGGCAGGTGTTTCATGGGGCCAGTGCTGATCAAATGTGTGACCTGGTGCCTGCCTGTGATCTGGATGACCTAGATTTGAAGGCTCAGGGTAACCAAGAGGCAAACTGTTTTGGCACGGACTGTATCTTGCCAGAGGAGGCAGAGTTTAGGGATGCCAGTTCTCGGGAGATTTTTATTGCGGCTTGTTTTCTGGGGCTGATTATTGCGATCGGGTGTTATCCCAAGGTGGCGACCCAGATGTATGACGTAAAATCGATGGCGGTCAATTCCCAGGTGCTGACGGCGTATCATGAGACCTATCCAGATACGCTGCAGCGTTTGGCGCAGGGGCGATGGAGTTCGGCGATCTCAGCCGCTCAATCTGCGGATGTCTTGGGTGTTGTCAAATAA
- a CDS encoding carbonic anhydrase — translation MRKSSDQQRFSRRNLLQFGAGLVGTGSVTAWLGTGALAQAVEHRSSRTKQAQAPKADPGSAHSHSALTPDQALAKLMEGNQRFVESKRLNPNQDAARLAEVASGQAPFAAILSCADSRVVPEIVFDQGIGDLFVVRVAGNIAITEDIASEEYAVGVLGTPLLVVLGHERCGAVAAALEGGELPGVIESLVFAIRPAVQASEGKSGDRLTNAIKSNVSLQVQRLQNSSVIASALQEGKLKIVGAYYDLNTGEISLVD, via the coding sequence ATGAGAAAATCCTCGGATCAACAAAGGTTTTCGAGAAGAAACCTTCTTCAATTTGGTGCAGGGCTGGTTGGCACAGGTTCGGTAACAGCCTGGTTAGGAACGGGCGCATTAGCCCAAGCTGTCGAACATCGGTCATCCCGTACTAAGCAAGCCCAAGCCCCTAAGGCCGATCCTGGAAGTGCCCATTCCCATAGTGCTTTGACTCCTGATCAGGCGCTGGCGAAACTGATGGAAGGAAACCAGCGATTTGTCGAAAGCAAGCGGCTCAACCCCAATCAAGATGCTGCCCGTCTAGCTGAAGTTGCGTCAGGACAAGCACCCTTTGCCGCTATTTTGAGTTGTGCAGACTCACGAGTCGTGCCAGAGATTGTTTTTGATCAGGGAATTGGCGATCTCTTTGTCGTTCGTGTTGCTGGTAATATTGCTATCACTGAAGATATTGCTAGTGAAGAGTATGCGGTTGGTGTCTTGGGAACCCCCCTACTAGTAGTTCTAGGACACGAGCGATGTGGTGCCGTGGCAGCGGCTCTGGAAGGGGGAGAATTACCAGGTGTCATTGAATCACTGGTATTTGCAATTCGACCAGCCGTTCAAGCCTCGGAGGGAAAATCGGGCGATCGCCTCACAAACGCAATCAAGTCAAATGTGAGCTTGCAAGTACAGCGACTACAAAACTCTTCTGTAATTGCTTCGGCCCTACAAGAAGGTAAACTCAAAATTGTAGGCGCCTACTATGACCTGAATACAGGCGAAATCAGTTTAGTCGACTAA